The sequence AGAGGAGCTAAACCAAATAGCTCCTCTTTTAACAAAAAATCTATTGACATGGCGTACAAACGAATCGACATAACCAAAGAGGCCGAAGCCCTGATCGACAAGCTCCGAGACCAACACGGCCCGCTGATGTTTCATCAAAGCGGTGGCTGCTGTGACGGCTCCAGCCCCATGTGCTATTCCAAAGGCGAATTCCGCACGGGTGCATCGGATGTCTGGATGGGGCAAATCCACGATTGTGACTTTTACATGTCCAAGGACCAGTTTGAATATTGGAAACATACCCACCTGACACTGGATGTCACCGATGGCCGAGGAGCCAGCTTTTCATTGGAAATTCCCTATGGCAAACGCTTCTTGATCCGCAGCAGATTGCTGACAGAAGATGAACTGGCCGATCTGGAGCCTGTGAGAAACGGGGAAGATGTATAATATCTATATTAAGCCAGCTCTAATTTCCCCCTGCATCTATTGGACTTGGTCTCACTTCTCATAAAAATAGCTGTCCTCAAAACACAATTCCCATGCTTAGCGATCCTTCGATCCTTTCATTGGTAGGCTCATTTTGGTAAAAAATAGGAAGGTCTTTCTTAGCGCTTATCCACCTGCCTTCCAAACGCACAAAACTGATAGCATTAGGCTTGTATTCGGTACTCAAGGTGTATCCCATAAGCTGGACTCCGGCTAAATCCCCCATATCATTTTCATAAGTTCCGGAAATAAATCCATCAGGATCCTGAAATGTTTCCACTCTTCCTGTAACGGAGTACTCATCCGTAAACTGGTACCGTATCGTCGTCAGGGCATTGTACATGATGGCCGTTTTTTCGGGATGGTCCAGTTGCGAATGGCTTTGGGTGCCTACATCTCCGCCCACGGTAAGGTGAATTTTTGGAGTGGGATTATAGTTAACGTACAGATTATGGTACGTTCGATACTGCTTCGGAAAGGAACCATCCAGCGATTCACGACCGAAAAGATTGGTATAGGTGAGTTGTAAATCCTCTCGGAGGGAATAAGAAAACAACATCCCCACCGACTTGGCACTGTTGGCGTCCAGGAAGAAATTGTAGCCATTCACCACCCAAAACTGGAAGTCAAGCCTATCACTTCCCTCGTAGGAAGCCCGCACGCCACTTTGGTAAAATGGCTCATTATAGCTGGCCACTGTTGTGGTCGTCGTGAAATTGTCCTTGGGCAGAAAACTTTCGGTACCGATGTGGGTACGGAAGAAACCTGCATCCCCCCATCAATCCTTGACGACCTCCACCCCTACATTTGCCTCTTGTAGCACGGGAAATTCAGGATCCCAGATAGCCTTGGAAATGTCCCCGTAGTGTAACGTGAGATTACCGCGCAGCCGTTCGTCCTGATAGTGGACTCCAATTTGGACGATGTTTAGGCCAAACCGCTTGCTTCGCGGTACAGTCGTGGCAAATTTTTGGAGGGCATTTGCCTCCAAAGAATCGGAATAGGATGCATAATACACTTCAGTGTAGCCCGAGAAGGTGAAATTATCCCAAATACGGCTCTTTTCTTGTGCTGCAGCAAAGTGAAGGACATGAAAAACCAAAACACCTAAAAAACCAATTTTCTTTCCAATGCTGTTCATAACATTATAATTCAAAACCCACAATCTCATGACGATATCGTATTAAAAAAGAAGATGTCGAAAAATGCCACATGAGAAGCATTCCGTTTGTAAAGCCCTGTACGATGTATTTTCAAAGCGGTCTCTCCCCACACACGGAAACCCTGACATTCACCACTTCACCAACCTGATCTCAACCTATTTTCAGTACTAAAAACGTCATTGCGGACCCATATTAGGAGGATGCGAGCTGAAAAAGGGTGTGGCAATCCCCAAATACTAAGGCTTCCACGGCTCCCACCCCTAAGCCTCGCAGGGACGGTTTTAAAATCGAACTGAGGTTATTGCATAATTAACAATTTAATTCGCAAATAAAAACATAAACCTTCATGCTATAAACAGGACCCAGAAGCAGCTACTCATTAAACAACAAAGACAGGTCTTTTGGACCTGTCTTTGTTCTAAAATGCTATCAGTATTTCCGTTATTCCACCAACCGGATCACATAACTGTATTCGTAATGATCATCTTCCAATCGATACGGCTTGTGCGGATAAGCACCCCAGCTTGTATCGCCTCCTAATCCACGTTGCTTCCAATCGATATGGAGGTAAACGGTGTTTTTAGGCTTAATGTCTGTAGGATGCTGCTGCTTTTTGGTCAAGCCCGGATCAAGGTCCTCTACCGACACATCCAGCGCACTGAAGCTCAAGGGCTGTATTCCCTGAATTTGGATACCTTGGCCCTTATCGTTTCGCAGCGTAAGCCACCTTACATCGGTTTTGTTTCCGGACTCCTGTGGCCGGACATAATCCCAGTAAAATTGATTTTCCACTTGGTCGTTGTACTGCCCGATAAAGGAAGAATGCTTTCTGTCGCTGTAATTTTCCCAAGGTCCCCTGCCATAATAGGCAAGATTTCCATATTGCCCCGGCAACTCCATGCGCATGCCGTAGCGGGGAAGCTCAGGTAAATCCCTGCCTTCCAAGTCCATGGCTGCCGTTACTTTCACAGCGCCATCAGACTGGATCTGGTAGGTGACAGTGTACGGAACGTTGATATTGGTCAATTCGTAATTTACCGTAATCTGTATGCCCTCATCGCTCTTTTCTCCCACTTGCACATCCAACACTTTCTGCCCTAAATGTGCGGAACGCCATACCCCTAACCGGGATGGCATATGGTTACCAAAATCATTGTCGATCGGCGCTCTCCAAAAGTAAGGAGAGGGCAATGAACGTACCATCCAAGGTTCTCCATCCTTTAAGGTGTATTTTCTAAAATTGCCCCGTTTTAGATCAAATGCTCCGGTTACTTTGTCCGTAGCAAACGTCAGCAAATCTTCCGTTTGCTCCACCTGAAGGTTTCCGGTGACCGCTTCCAAATGGTCAAAATAGTAGCCCTCATTCAACGCAAACTGCTCTCTGGCTACCTCATGGCCAGCAGGCACCAATGCTTCGGTGTTTTTGGTGTAGGCATAAACATTTAAAAAGGTTTCTGCATCTCCCACTGAAGGCAAGTTCAATTGCACATATTTTTCTTCATCGGCCGACAAATCGACATCGAAATCTCCCGTCTTGACCACTTCGCCCTCTTCGACCCATTCCCACTTGAAAGCATATTGATCCAAATTGGTAAAGTCAAACAGGTTTTGCACGTGCAATCCCTTCTCGGGAGAATAATCGAATAGGATATCTTGGTATACTTTTTTCACTTCGTGCAACGCCGGGTGTGGTTTCCGATCAGCGGTCACCAGCCCATTGGCACAGAAGTTTTCATCATTTTGGAAGAAATATCCGCCAAGGTCTCCCCCGTAAGCCCAAAATTCCTTTCCATTATCATCCTTGGCCAGCAGGCCTTGGTCGACCCAATCCCAGATAAAACCTCCCTGCATGTGAGGACTGTCCAAGATGATGTCCCAGTATTCTTGGAAATTCCCAGTGCTATTGCCCATGGAATGTGCATACTCACACATGATAAAAGGACGGGTCTTGTCCGTGGCATCTGCGTATTCCTGCATGTGTCTGATACTAGGATACATCGGGCAGACGATATCCGTGTCTTCATTTTCTCCTGCCTGCTCAAACTGCACCAAACGAGAATCATCACGCTCCTTCATCCAATTGTACGCCTCGTAGAATACCGGTCCGTTACCGCATTCGTTCCCCATCGACCAAATGATGATAGACGGGTGGTTTTTATCGCGCTCCACCAACCGATGGATCCGATCCAAATGCGCAGGAGCCCACGCTTCAAGGTACGCTGGATGCCGGTCTTTTTTAAACCTTCCTTGCCATTCGGCCCCCATCCCATGGGTTTCAATATTGGCTTCATCCACCACATAAAGACCATATTCATCACAGAGTTCATACCATCGTGGGGAATGAGGGTAGTGGCTCATCCGCACGGCATTAATGTTGTTTTGCTTCATCAGCTGGATGTCCCTGAGCATGATCTCCTCGTCGGGCACGTGGCCTTTCACCCCATGATGCTCGTGGCGGTTGACGCCCTTTACCAAAACCGATTGGCCATTGACCATGAGCTGGGCATCTTTGATTTCTACCTTGCGGAAACCGGTTTTCTTACTGACCGCTGCCAACGTCCTGCCTCTTGAGTCCTTTAGGCTGATGGTATATTGGTAAAGATATGGCTCCTCGGCGCTCCACTTATTTACGTTTCCAATAGTTTTGGAAAACTTCACTTCCTGATCACCATTGCTGACGGCCTTGGTATCACTGTACACTTGCTTTCCATCCTCGTCCTGTAGCTCGAAAGACAGCTCTCCTCCCTGCACATCACTTCCCTCAAAGGCCCTCAACTGAATGGCTGCTTCCAGCACGCCATTTTTATACCTGTCATCCAAACCACTTTTTACAAAGAAATCCCAAATGGTCAATTTCGGCACGGCCTGCAAAAACACACTCCGCTCAATACCGCTCAAGCGCCAAAAATCCTGATCCTCCAGGTAGCTCCCATCATGCCAACGAAAAACCTGTACCGCCAACGTATTTTCTCCGGTCTTTAAATAGTCCGTAATGACGAATTCCGCGGGAGTTTTGGCGGCTTTGGTCATTCCGACTTCCTCCCCATTGACATAAACGGTGGCATAGCCCGAAATGGATCCAAAGTGCAAAATCACCTCCTGATTATCCCATTGAGAAGGAATGGAAAAGGTTCTTCTGTAGGTGCCTACGGGATTGTACTGATTATCCACTAAAGGAGGATCGGCGGGGAAAGGATAGGCCACATTGGTATAGACGGGCATATCGTACCCTTCCAGTTCCCAATTGGAGGGCACCGTGATATCATCCCAATCCTCATCCTTGAAAGTCGGCTCAAAGAAGTCCGTTGGGCGATCCTGTGGCCGCTTGACCAACGAAAACTTCCACAGACCATCCAAGGTCTTGAAAGATTCGTTCGTCGTCCTATTTCCTAGGAGGGCTTTTTCCTCTGAAGGATACGTGATAAAATATGCCCTCGCAGCTTCCTTATTTCGGTCAACGGCCGTAGGGTCTTCCCATTCGTTTTGGGACTGGGCATGCAGCAAGCCTCCCAAGGCAGCCACCAAAGCACCAGTCATCCATAGCTTTTTGAATTGCATATATTTTTATTATTGCTAAAGTGTTTAAATGGTAGAAATATCTAACGGAGAGTAGCTCATCCCTCTACTCACATCTCATGTCTCCCTACTCCTTACTCACTAGCCTGGATCCCCTCCACTGTAGGCTCCACACGAATGATATTTCCTTCCTCATCAAAGGTCAAAGGATCAATACAAACTTCCCTGTGGAAGCCCGCCGCTCTTCCCATGGCGATGCCATGAGGTCGCGTAAACCGGTGATACACGATGTACCATTCATCTTTACCGGGAATTTGAATGATGGAATTATGGCCTGTCCCATAAATCCCCTTTTCGGGAGCCTTGGCAATCACCAAATTATCCTCCGGAATGGTCAATGGCCCCATGGGGGAATCGGCAAAGGCATACCTTACACGATAGTCCTCGTCACGCGTATCATTTTCCGACCATAGAAAATAGTATTTACCATCCCGAAAGAAAACCTCTGTGCCTTCGCGGAAGGTACCATCTTCAGGTGTCAGCAACTTGACCTTTCGCTGGTCAAAGCTGACCATATCCTCATTTAAGGGCACCGCAGCCAGATAGCCATTTCCCCAATAAAAGAAATCCTTGCCGCTGACAGGATCATGGAAGACGTCAGGATCGATTTCCTGCCCTCTATTGGTTCCTGATGGCTTGAAATCCACCAGGGCCTTTCCGGAATCCTTAAAAGGACCCGCGGGATGATCTGCCACGGCCACTCCTATTTTTTGCGCCGCGGTGAAGTAGTAGAAATATTGGTATTTTCCATCAATTTTCTTCTCGATGGCACAAGGTGCCCAAGCGTTGCGATTGGCCCATTCCACGTCCTTGTGCAGGTCAAGGATCACCCCATCATCCTGCCAGTCGGTCAGGTTTTCGGAAGAAAAAGATTTAAAATAAGTTCCCGACCAGGAATCAAAACCATCACTGGTGGGATAAAGGTGAAACTTCCCTGTTTGTTGGGAATAGATAATTTCTGGATCGGCATAGTATCCTTTCAGTGCAGGATTATTGTCCTTTCTGGCTTCCACCTGAAATTCCTGGGTGCTTCCATCAGGTTTGGAAAGGGTGTAGGTCACCGGGCCTTGGCTAAAATCCTGCATTCCTGAAGGAGAAAGGGAATACCCCACCATCAGTGAAAACTCAGGATCCAATGCATTCAGGTCTGTTGCTTTTTTGACCGGCAGGTAGATGGTCCCTTTTTGTTCGTCCACCATCACGTTATGGGCATAAACCTGCTCGTCATTCGTCCCGACAATCCAGTTTTGCTCATCCAGGCCAAAGGCATTTTCCAACCGCTTGGCCTCTTCCAGGGTAATGGGCAGGACCACACCATGGCGGGGATGAAAGTTCATGTTCACTTGGTCATCAATCACCTCAAAATGCTCCAGATCGGTACTTTCAGTGAACTGATAGGAACCCTTCATATAAACATCATACATCAAGATGTACTTATCGCTTTCGTTCAGCTTAAAGATGCCGGAGCCTTCTACAGCTTCTTTGGTTTGTTGCAGGTACTCATCCTGCATCACATAATCACCGGTCAGGCTGCTCGCTACTGCCTTTTTAAGACCATTGCCGTGACCTTCTGTTTTGAAAAACAAATGGTACTGACCGTCTTTTTCCACAATGTCCCCGTCAATACATGATTTGTTTTCCGGATGGAAGAAAAGCTGCTGTGGAAGGGTTTCCAAACTGGTAAAATCATCATTGGCATAAGCATAATAAATAATGTCTGGCGCATCGCCTTGCTTCATGGAGAAATAAACCATGTATTTTTCCTTCTCCGCATCATAGATAGTCTGCGGCGCCCACACCCTGGTCACATCGCCAAACTCTTCCGGAAATAGCTCAGGGATAAATACCGTTTGGTGCGTCCAGTGGACCAAATCATCGGATTTCAAAAACACCATTCCCTGATTGGTCCAGCCGTCTTCTGGCACATACAGGTCAGTGAGTACCATGTAAAAAGTCCCATCCTCTCCCCGAAGGATGTGTGGATCCCTTACTCCGCCCCGTTTACTGATCGAATCTGCACTGATAACAGGTCGGTTATTGTTCAAGGCGCGATAATCAAAGCCGTCTTTGCTCAAGGCAAAATGAACAGCTTCCTGACCGGGACCATTCCCGGTAAAATAGGCAAACAAATAGGCTTCAGGGACTTGCGAAGGCCCGCCACAAGCGGCGAGGAGCCCAACACTAAGTATGAGACTGGTTAGGTTACTTAAGAATTTCATTGTCGTTTTTTAGGTAAATAAAACCATATGGTCATACAAAAATATAAAAGTATTTTTAACACTTATAATTTATTGAATGGTCACCACGTACTTGGACAGGCTACCTGCCATTTATCGTCAATATTCAGGAAAAATTGCTTGCAGCTCAATAATCGAGCTGCAAGCGCAAAGTTCCTAAATCCGGGCAAATAGCTCTGCTATCAGTCCAGATACCGTAACATCGCCTCAACCAGATAATAATCACCATAGGTCAACGGCACATCTACTTCAGAATTTTCAGGAATATGACCGACGCCATGTTTGAGCAGGAACCCACCATTGGTGCCCTTCTCAGCAATGTATTCATCTGTTGTCAATGTTTTCAACATGGTCGCTGCATCTTCATAATAGCTTTTTCCTTTTTCTGCATCCACATACTGCGAAAGCTCCAAAAGTGCGGAAGCCATAATTGCTCCGGCGGAGGAATCCCTCAACTCATTCGGGATATTGGGAGCATCAAAGTCCCAATATGGGATTTTATCTTCAGGAAGATTCGGATGATTGAGCACAAATTCCGCTATCGCAACCGCTTGGTCAAGGTATTTCTGATCCTTGGTCACGCGGTACATGACGGTATAGCCATAAAGCCCCCAAGCTTGTCCTCTAGCCCAAGCGGACTCATCTGCATAGCCTTGTGCGGTACGTTTCCGCTGGACTTCTCCGGTCTCAGGGTGATAGTTGATGACGTGATAGGAGCTGTTGTCTTCCCGAAAGTGATTGGCGATGGTCGTATCGGCATGCTTGATCGCGATGTCATAGTAAGTGGAATCGCCTGTGGCTGCAGTGGCCCAAAAAAGCAATTCTAAATTCATCATATTGTCAATGATCACCAAAAAATCCCCTTTTCTGGAATCCCAGGATTTAATGGCTCCGACTTTTTCACTAAACCTTGTGGACAGGGATTTGGCACTTTGGATCAGCACCTCTTTGTATTCCGGCTCAGGGTCCATTCGGAAGGCATTGCCAAAACTACAATACATCATAAAACCCAAATCGTGCGTCGAAGTGTTGTGCTGCTCTTTTTTGAGCAATTCCAACGACCTCATGGCCTCGTTGTGCAGGGTTTCGTCAGGGTGATATTCATCCAGGTAAAGTAATGTTCCGGGGTAAAAACCGCTGCACCACCACCCGGATCCGCTGCCTTCAAAGGTATCCGTGTCCGGATGATAGGTCTTTGGAAATTCGCCCTCTGGTAATCGGGTCATCATATACTTATACTGCTCGGCAGCCCGATCCAAGGTACTGCTGATTTGCTTAGCCAAACCATTTTCTGCAGGGGCAGCCGTTTTTGCCTCTTCATTTTCAGCTTTTCCATTACCGCAGCCAGTTGCCATTAATCCAGCCATCAAGGCAAGAAAATACCATCGCTTTTTCATTTTGTTCTGTTTAATAGGTTAATGTTTATTTCTTTCCAATTAGTTAAAACGGCCAATTTGGCAAAGGAAGCGTTATGGCTGCTTCAATGTCCAAATCAGCATACTCCCATCACAAGCAGTCATTTTTCCAGAGGAATTATAAAATCTACTTATCTCTAGTTCCTAATTTTACATCCGGAACAGCGACATCTTTTCACTTTATTCTTGGCGCTATACGCTAATCTTGATACTAACTACTTGCTACTAAATACTACTTTACTTCCAAAATCTTCACCGGACTGGTCTTGCCCTCTGCCAGGCCTTCCCCGTCGATTTGTTCTACTTTTTGGACAAACAAATGGAATTTCCGCTGGGCCTTCCATAGTTCAATATCATAACTCGGTTCCCACTGCCCTACACTTTGCTGGGTCAGGTCCTGGATCTCCCAAGGCTGGTTGCCAAGATCAGGTGTATAGGCCATGGAAGCCTTATGGTCGCGTTCTTCGTCGTTAAAAATAAGGTAAAGGGCTGTTTTGCCTCCCTTTGCATTTACCAGAACCTGTGGTCGGGATATGGGGATTCGCTTCGTTCCGCCACCGCCCAGTACAAATGCACTTTCTCGAAAACCGGGCGTGCTTTTCTTCCATGCTCCATTCGCTCGATAAACGATCTGATATTGGGTCACTCCACCGTCATTCCAATAAGTAGCAATATAGGGAAGGCCATTTTCATCGGCCGTGATGGCCGTTTGATTGATCAAGCTGCTGTTTTGGGGGATTTTCCAGGCATACTCTGCACGTGCCAAATTAATGGGAAGGGTATAGGCTTCCCCTGTGGATTTCTCCCAAGTTTTTCCTCCATCAGTGGACCGGGCATAGGCCATGTCATGATTGGTGCTGACATCATAGGTCTCCCGCCATACCCAGGACAAATGCACGGTGCCTTTTGCGTCTACACACGCCTGCCAATAGGCATTCCGCGCTCCTTCTCCATCAATCAAATTGCGGTGCACTTGCTGCCATTTGCCAGTCTTGGCATCATAGCGGTTAAGGACCAGGTTTCCCCTGCCAGACACTCCAGAGCGGTATAAAAAGAGTAAATCGCCATTCGGCAAATTATGGAATTCCGGATAGGTGACATCCTGCTCCAATTGCCCTGTCATGGGCTGCATCTCTCCCAGCTCCAGTCCCAGTGGCGCTTTACTTTTGGCATAGCGAAGTGGATTATTGTGATGGTCCCAACTCACATGAAGATACCCTTCCCCATCCACTGCGATACTGATGGTGTTGTGGGCATCTGCTGTATTGCCGGTATAGCGAGTTTGGTAAACCTCCCAATCTTGCTCGCCCAATTTCCGCTTGGCCAAAACCAAACGGCTCTCGGGATCATAGTAGGCCGTAAACTGGGTATCCTTAAAGGTGGTTACGGAATTTCGCCTGAAAATCACGGCATTCACGGAATTATTGGCCCAGCCTTCGCCCACTTCGCTTACCGTGACCGATTCGCCAAGCGGTTTGGTTCCTGCACAACCCGCGAAAAGCACCCCCATAAGCAACCCAATCAGGGTTTTCGATAGCCTCATATTAATATACAATTAGTCGTTTCATTAATTTTGTTCATTGGATTTCACCCATCCTTATCTGGATGGCATATCCAAGACTGCCCGGACTAACAGTTGTATTGCTTGCCTCTGCCCACGCTCGGTTTCCGAGCGAATTCAAAACGCCTCTAAGGCAAACCACCATTTGTCCCGCCATGCCCTTACTTCTTGGGGTAATTTCCATACCCCAAGTCTTGATCCGCAAGATTACTTCTCGGCCTTATCTCTGGTAGCATCACCGCCACTCCAAATGCGCTTTTGTGTCCACGGTGCTGCGGCATCCGACCAGAATGGTGCTTCCTCGGGAAGTCCTAGCACAAGAAATACTTCGGCACAGAGGTAAAGGCTTCCCGTGGAAATATAAGGTTCCGCTACCTCCGGCTGGCGACCATAAAAACCCAATGTCAACCACCCATTTTCGTCAAACATATCGTCGGCTTCCAGGTGCTTGCGGATCACCGCTTCCAAAGCCCCTCTCACTTGGGATGGATTTACCTTCTCAGGAAGCGCTTGCCAAAGGGCGATCTGGCTGAGCGCTTGGAATGCTCCAAATCGATACGCCATGGATCTTCCGATAATCGGGTAGGTACCTTCCGGTCCGATCAGCCTTTCTTGGATGGCCGCATATCGCTGGGCCCTTTTCAAGAACAGGTCAAAATCACGGCCCATAAAAGTTTCTTTCTCCTTGAGCACTTTGGTGATATCCAATAACATCGGCTGAATCACAAAGCTGTTGTAATAATCAAAGTGGAATTCCGGACCGTCGCCATACATGCCATCGCCCAAGTACCATTCCTTGTGCTTATTCAGCGGATAAGCAAGGCGAACCATATCGGCTTCGCCATCAAATTTCAGCAAGGCGGCTTCTACCATGCCCGTAAACAACAACCAATTGCTGTAATAGGGTGAGATCACCCTTGAGGACTTCAAGGCGGCGATGACATTGGCTTTGGTCTCTGCTGAAAGAGGCTCCCACAGCTGCTCTGGAGCCCTGAGAAGCCCTTGGGCAAAAAACGCTGCATCCACCAATGGCTGCCCGTGCTGGGTGAAATTCATAAAATCCGGACTCTCCGGATCCGTGGCGTTATGGATCGCCTTTCTGGCCAAAAGGATATACTTTTCACGCAGCTGCCCCTCGGCAGTCTCGTCAGGCCCCAGCTCCAACCATGGCGCCATGCCAGAAAGCAACCGGCCAAAAGCTTCCAGATAAGTTACTTCTTCCCTGCCGCCATAGGCATCGGTGGTCTTTTCTACAGGCATCGTGGCCTTCAGCTTATTCTCGCTCAAGGCGACCAATACCGGATCGGCAATTTTGGTCAATACTTCTACGTAATAGGCCCGGGACTCCTTCCCGGTTACCTCTTCATGACTTCCTTGCGCGGAGGCAACCTGGGAAGCAAGTAGCATAAACGTCAATATCCCTACACCAATTTTGTTAGTAAACTTCATTTTTTTATCAATTCAAATTCACATTTCATTTAGTCACGTCCCCGATAGGCATCGGGACAGGCGCTCAAATTACTTGACACACTTTTTTCATTTTCTCACTGCGTGCCCCTTCGGTTCTCCGCCATACCTTTCTTTGTTCTTTACGCTTGCCTCCTGATGCTAATAGCTAGAAGTCCAACAGCGGTCACTTTTCCTGATATACCCGTACATAATCCACCTCATATGATCTCGGGAAAGCTGTACCAGAAGGATCTCCGCCATTAGCCCCTATCGCCAAATTCAACAGAATATAATGGGGCTGATGGAAGGGGTTGAAACCGTCTGGATTTGTGGTTTTGGCAAGATCAATTTCATTCAGAAGCTGCTCGTCCAGGTAGAGCTTGATGTGCTCATCGGTCCATTCCATTTTCCATACATGAAACTGGTCCGGCCAAGAGGCCTGCTGTGCGGTGAAGTCGGAAAAAGGCACCTTTTGCTCATCCCACTGGGCTTCCCACTGGCCTCCTTCCCTTTTCCATGCGGCATTGGCCAAAATGGTAGGCTGATCGTCCACCCGATAAAATTCCATAATATCTACTTCTCCACAAGAGGGCCAAGGCTGGTCGGTGCCCAAGGTCCATATCGCTGGCCACATCCCTTTGGCGGTATCTATCTTGGCCTTGACTTCAATGATGCCATACTGAAAAGCTTTCTTGCCACGGGTATTGATGCTGGCAGAAGTGTATTCGGCCACCTTTTGGCTCCGCCTCCAATCCCCACTGCCTTCCTCATACCGCTCATTCGGCATTTCCTCCCGTCTTCCCTCGATGACCAAGCGTCCATGCTTTACAGAAGCATTGGCTTTTTGATAATATTGTTTTTCATGATTGCGGACAAATCCTTGCTCAAAGGACCAAAAAGCTTCATTCACCTTCCCTTCCGCATTAAATTCCTCACTCCACACCAAGGTATAACCGGGATATTTATTGGCAATTTCCCACGCTACATCCTGCGCACTTGATACGGTCACAATACAGCTCAAGACGATGAAAAACAGCCCTGCTAAAAGGAATATATCTTGCTTCATTTCTTTTTCTTTTTAGGATGGTTGCTACATGATGATCGCCCATCCATGTTTACTTTCAGAGTTCCGTTGCCTTTACATTGGTTTTGGAGATAGCTAACCCCCATTAGTCCGCTGACAAATCCTTGATTTGGATATTTCTGAACAGTACCCCCTGTCCTTCAGACTGCAAACCAATGTACCCCTCCTTCAATAGCTTCCCGTCGACTTTGACCGCAGGGTCAAAACCATGAGCCACCTCTCCTCCAATTTGGGGTTTGGTATAGCGCAGCACGGTATCGCCATTGACCATGTGGATCACCAACGAATCCTCAAAAACGATCAAGTCTGCCTTTACCCATTCATCCCATAGATAAGTGGCCGAGGTGGAA comes from Echinicola vietnamensis DSM 17526 and encodes:
- a CDS encoding DUF2264 domain-containing protein, with the protein product MKFTNKIGVGILTFMLLASQVASAQGSHEEVTGKESRAYYVEVLTKIADPVLVALSENKLKATMPVEKTTDAYGGREEVTYLEAFGRLLSGMAPWLELGPDETAEGQLREKYILLARKAIHNATDPESPDFMNFTQHGQPLVDAAFFAQGLLRAPEQLWEPLSAETKANVIAALKSSRVISPYYSNWLLFTGMVEAALLKFDGEADMVRLAYPLNKHKEWYLGDGMYGDGPEFHFDYYNSFVIQPMLLDITKVLKEKETFMGRDFDLFLKRAQRYAAIQERLIGPEGTYPIIGRSMAYRFGAFQALSQIALWQALPEKVNPSQVRGALEAVIRKHLEADDMFDENGWLTLGFYGRQPEVAEPYISTGSLYLCAEVFLVLGLPEEAPFWSDAAAPWTQKRIWSGGDATRDKAEK
- a CDS encoding BNR repeat-containing protein, producing MRLSKTLIGLLMGVLFAGCAGTKPLGESVTVSEVGEGWANNSVNAVIFRRNSVTTFKDTQFTAYYDPESRLVLAKRKLGEQDWEVYQTRYTGNTADAHNTISIAVDGEGYLHVSWDHHNNPLRYAKSKAPLGLELGEMQPMTGQLEQDVTYPEFHNLPNGDLLFLYRSGVSGRGNLVLNRYDAKTGKWQQVHRNLIDGEGARNAYWQACVDAKGTVHLSWVWRETYDVSTNHDMAYARSTDGGKTWEKSTGEAYTLPINLARAEYAWKIPQNSSLINQTAITADENGLPYIATYWNDGGVTQYQIVYRANGAWKKSTPGFRESAFVLGGGGTKRIPISRPQVLVNAKGGKTALYLIFNDEERDHKASMAYTPDLGNQPWEIQDLTQQSVGQWEPSYDIELWKAQRKFHLFVQKVEQIDGEGLAEGKTSPVKILEVK
- a CDS encoding glycoside hydrolase family 16 protein, with the protein product MKQDIFLLAGLFFIVLSCIVTVSSAQDVAWEIANKYPGYTLVWSEEFNAEGKVNEAFWSFEQGFVRNHEKQYYQKANASVKHGRLVIEGRREEMPNERYEEGSGDWRRSQKVAEYTSASINTRGKKAFQYGIIEVKAKIDTAKGMWPAIWTLGTDQPWPSCGEVDIMEFYRVDDQPTILANAAWKREGGQWEAQWDEQKVPFSDFTAQQASWPDQFHVWKMEWTDEHIKLYLDEQLLNEIDLAKTTNPDGFNPFHQPHYILLNLAIGANGGDPSGTAFPRSYEVDYVRVYQEK